In one window of Comamonas testosteroni DNA:
- the rpiA gene encoding ribose-5-phosphate isomerase RpiA gives MTTSAAPLSQDELKTLVGQAALKYVVAGEIVGVGTGSTVNKFIDALASIKDQIPGAVSSSVASTERLKALGIKVFDANEVTSLAVYIDGADEIDGKGYMVKGGGAALTREKIVAALAQRFVCIADESKRVQVLGNFPLPVEVIPMAAAQIARRFEAMGAEVTAQIRMKDGAPLVTDNGQHILDVRGLKIAEPLAFESEVNQWPGVVTVGVFAHQKAAVCLLGTAQGVQTLEY, from the coding sequence ATGACGACATCTGCTGCACCTCTTTCTCAAGATGAACTGAAAACTTTGGTCGGACAAGCTGCCCTGAAATATGTGGTCGCCGGTGAAATTGTGGGCGTGGGCACAGGCTCCACGGTCAATAAGTTCATTGATGCACTGGCCTCCATCAAGGATCAGATTCCTGGCGCCGTCTCCAGCTCCGTGGCCAGTACCGAGCGCCTGAAGGCCCTGGGCATCAAGGTATTCGATGCCAATGAAGTCACCAGCCTGGCTGTCTATATCGACGGTGCCGACGAGATCGACGGCAAGGGCTATATGGTCAAGGGCGGCGGTGCTGCGCTGACGCGCGAGAAGATCGTGGCGGCGCTGGCTCAGCGTTTTGTCTGCATTGCCGATGAATCCAAGCGCGTGCAAGTGCTGGGCAATTTTCCGCTGCCTGTGGAAGTCATCCCCATGGCGGCAGCCCAGATCGCGCGTCGCTTCGAAGCCATGGGCGCTGAAGTGACGGCGCAGATTCGCATGAAGGATGGTGCACCGCTGGTGACCGACAACGGCCAGCATATTCTGGATGTCCGCGGTCTGAAGATCGCCGAGCCACTGGCCTTCGAGTCCGAAGTCAACCAGTGGCCCGGCGTGGTGACCGTCGGCGTGTTTGCCCATCAGAAGGCTGCAGTGTGCCTGCTGGGAACCGCGCAAGGCGTGCAGACGCTGGAATACTAA
- a CDS encoding glutaredoxin domain-containing protein, protein MPRSFIARPSAEKPTSSNALLLMTLVAAFAALASGVSSAQNLYRSVGPDGRVTYSDRAISPNAKPSAEAVSNADSPASSANAQLPYDLRQTANRYPVMIYTGKDCGPCDEARSHLQSRGIPFNERTIDTSSDVAALRKLSGQDSLPFATIGNQHLKGFGADSWDQYLSAAGYPKQPQLPKNYKAPAAKPLTVPAPAATDAAKPAERPAARITAPAAPAPGAPRPDNPAGLRF, encoded by the coding sequence ATGCCACGATCTTTTATTGCCCGGCCTTCGGCCGAGAAACCGACGTCAAGCAACGCCCTGCTGCTGATGACGCTTGTAGCCGCCTTTGCCGCATTGGCGAGCGGAGTCAGCTCGGCTCAGAATCTCTACCGCAGCGTGGGTCCCGACGGGCGGGTCACCTATTCCGACCGGGCCATCAGCCCCAACGCCAAGCCCAGCGCCGAAGCCGTGAGCAACGCCGATAGCCCGGCGTCTTCGGCCAACGCACAGCTTCCTTACGACTTGCGCCAGACTGCCAACCGCTACCCCGTCATGATTTATACGGGCAAGGACTGTGGTCCCTGCGACGAGGCTCGGTCGCATCTGCAAAGTCGCGGCATCCCGTTCAACGAGCGCACCATAGATACCAGCAGCGATGTTGCAGCGCTCAGAAAGCTCAGCGGACAGGACAGCCTGCCCTTTGCCACCATAGGCAACCAGCACCTCAAGGGCTTTGGCGCCGACAGCTGGGATCAGTACCTGAGCGCTGCCGGCTACCCCAAGCAGCCCCAGCTGCCGAAGAACTACAAAGCCCCCGCTGCCAAGCCCTTGACCGTGCCGGCACCAGCCGCTACCGATGCAGCCAAGCCTGCAGAGCGTCCCGCTGCACGCATCACGGCTCCCGCAGCCCCTGCCCCGGGCGCACCCAGACCCGACAACCCCGCGGGCTTGCGCTTCTAG
- a CDS encoding quinone-dependent dihydroorotate dehydrogenase has product MSLIPYSLTRPILFGMDPEAAHDLTMNFMAKGQNTLLQKAWARPLISDPIELAGLKFPNRVGMAAGLDKNARCIDALAAMGFGFVEVGTVTPRPQPGNPKPRMFRIPEKNALINRLGFNNEGLDAFLANVRRSQVRANGGAMLLGLNIGKNATTPIEEATSDYIKALDGVYPHADYVTVNISSPNTKNLRALQSDEALDALLGAVANRREQLSSQHGKRTPVFVKIAPDLDEEQVGVIAATLERHGMDGVIATNTTISRDAVKGLQHAEEAGGLSGAPVLEASNQIIRQLRSALGSRFPIIGVGGILSGADAVSKIRAGADVVQIYSGLIYRGPDLVTEAAQAIAHMH; this is encoded by the coding sequence ATGTCTCTTATTCCTTACTCACTGACGCGTCCTATTCTTTTCGGCATGGACCCCGAAGCGGCCCACGACCTCACCATGAACTTCATGGCCAAGGGGCAAAACACCTTGCTCCAGAAAGCCTGGGCGCGCCCTCTGATCAGCGACCCCATCGAGCTGGCCGGCCTCAAGTTCCCGAACCGTGTGGGCATGGCCGCAGGCCTGGACAAGAATGCACGCTGCATCGATGCGCTGGCCGCCATGGGTTTCGGCTTTGTGGAAGTGGGCACCGTCACGCCCCGCCCCCAGCCCGGCAATCCCAAGCCCCGCATGTTCCGCATTCCTGAAAAGAATGCACTGATCAACCGCCTGGGCTTCAACAACGAAGGCCTGGATGCGTTCCTGGCCAATGTGCGTCGCTCGCAAGTGCGCGCCAATGGCGGCGCCATGCTGCTGGGCCTGAACATCGGCAAGAACGCCACAACCCCCATCGAAGAGGCCACCAGCGACTACATCAAGGCGCTGGACGGCGTGTACCCTCATGCCGACTATGTGACGGTCAACATCAGCTCGCCCAACACCAAGAATCTGCGTGCACTGCAAAGCGATGAGGCGCTGGATGCTCTGCTGGGTGCTGTCGCCAATCGCCGCGAACAGCTTTCCAGCCAGCATGGCAAGCGCACGCCGGTGTTTGTGAAGATCGCTCCCGACCTCGATGAAGAGCAGGTCGGCGTGATTGCGGCGACGCTGGAGCGCCACGGCATGGATGGCGTGATTGCCACCAACACCACCATCAGCCGTGATGCCGTCAAGGGTCTGCAGCATGCCGAAGAAGCCGGCGGCCTGTCCGGCGCGCCCGTGCTCGAAGCCAGCAACCAGATCATTCGCCAGCTGCGCTCAGCCCTTGGCAGCCGCTTTCCCATCATTGGCGTGGGCGGCATCCTGAGCGGTGCCGACGCCGTGAGCAAGATCCGCGCGGGTGCCGATGTGGTGCAGATCTACAGCGGCCTGATCTATCGCGGCCCCGACCTGGTCACCGAAGCAGCCCAGGCCATCGCCCATATGCACTGA
- a CDS encoding M3 family metallopeptidase, which yields MSNPLLESSSLPLFDRIQPADVAPAIDTLLARASEALETVVAPDFPAQWEAISAVLDVATEKLGTAWSAINHLNSVADTPELRAAYNDALPKVTEFWTNLGADERLYAKYKAIDPASLNKEQRAAWDHAMRGFVLSGAELQGAAKERFAQIQARSAELAQKFSENALDATDAFAYYAKIDELDGVPADVIAAAKAAAEADGKEGYKLTLKMPSYLPVMQFAKSSALREKIYQAYVTRASEQAEGDGKRFDNTAVMKEILALRLEESQLLGYKNFGEVSVVPKMADSPQQVTDFLRDLAQRARPYAEKDAADLRAFAKVELGIADPQPWDWAFIGEKLKEARYSFSEQELKQYFPAPKVLAGLFKIVETLFEVSIRRDEAPVWNPCVEFYRIERSTEQGPQLVGQFYLDPQARKGKRGGAWMDDVRTRWLRPDTHQLQTPVAHLVCNFASGVDGKPALLTHDDVITLFHETGHGLHHMLTQVNERDVSGIAGVEWDAVELPSQFMENFCWEWDVLKHMTAHVDTGEALPRTLYDKMIAAKNFQSGMQTLRQIEFALFDMLLHTEHNPADDFMALLNQVRAEVSVLQSPAYNRMAHTFSHIFAGGYAAGYYSYKWAEVLSADAYAAFEETVLADGSPNPETGRKYRESILEAGGSRPAMESFKAFRGREPQIDALLRHQGMSQAA from the coding sequence ATGAGCAATCCACTTCTCGAATCCTCCTCCCTGCCCTTGTTTGACCGCATTCAGCCTGCGGATGTGGCACCCGCCATCGACACTTTGCTGGCCCGTGCCAGCGAGGCGCTGGAGACCGTGGTTGCACCGGACTTCCCCGCACAGTGGGAAGCCATCTCTGCCGTGCTGGATGTGGCGACCGAAAAGCTTGGCACTGCCTGGTCGGCCATCAACCACCTCAACAGCGTGGCCGACACCCCCGAGTTGCGCGCGGCCTATAACGACGCCCTGCCAAAAGTCACCGAGTTCTGGACCAATCTGGGCGCCGATGAACGCCTGTACGCCAAGTACAAGGCCATTGACCCGGCCAGCCTTAACAAGGAACAGCGTGCCGCCTGGGACCATGCCATGCGTGGCTTTGTGCTCTCGGGCGCCGAACTGCAGGGCGCTGCCAAGGAACGCTTTGCACAGATTCAAGCGCGCTCGGCCGAGCTGGCCCAAAAATTCAGCGAGAACGCACTGGACGCCACCGATGCCTTTGCCTACTACGCCAAGATTGACGAGCTGGACGGTGTTCCGGCCGATGTAATCGCCGCGGCCAAGGCCGCCGCCGAAGCCGATGGCAAGGAAGGCTACAAGCTGACGCTGAAGATGCCCAGCTATCTGCCGGTGATGCAGTTTGCCAAGAGCAGCGCACTGCGCGAGAAGATCTATCAGGCTTATGTGACCCGAGCTTCCGAGCAGGCCGAGGGTGACGGCAAACGCTTTGACAACACCGCAGTGATGAAGGAAATCCTGGCCCTGCGCCTGGAAGAGTCGCAGTTGCTGGGCTACAAGAACTTCGGCGAGGTATCGGTCGTACCCAAGATGGCCGATTCGCCCCAGCAGGTCACGGACTTTCTGCGTGATCTGGCGCAACGTGCCCGCCCCTATGCCGAAAAAGATGCGGCCGATCTGCGTGCCTTTGCCAAGGTTGAGCTCGGCATTGCCGACCCACAGCCCTGGGACTGGGCCTTCATCGGCGAAAAGCTCAAGGAAGCCCGCTATTCCTTCAGCGAGCAGGAGCTCAAGCAGTACTTTCCGGCCCCCAAGGTGCTGGCCGGCCTGTTCAAGATTGTCGAAACCCTGTTCGAAGTCTCCATCCGCCGCGATGAAGCTCCGGTCTGGAACCCCTGCGTGGAGTTTTACCGGATCGAGCGCTCCACCGAACAAGGCCCTCAGCTGGTCGGCCAGTTCTATCTGGACCCTCAGGCGCGCAAGGGCAAGCGCGGCGGCGCCTGGATGGACGATGTGCGCACGCGCTGGCTGCGCCCCGACACCCATCAGCTGCAAACACCTGTGGCCCATCTGGTCTGCAATTTCGCGTCCGGCGTGGACGGCAAGCCCGCACTGCTCACACACGATGACGTGATCACCCTGTTCCACGAAACCGGCCACGGACTGCACCACATGCTCACGCAGGTCAACGAGCGCGATGTCTCGGGCATTGCCGGCGTGGAATGGGATGCGGTCGAACTGCCCAGCCAGTTCATGGAAAACTTTTGCTGGGAATGGGATGTGCTCAAGCACATGACCGCCCATGTGGACACGGGCGAGGCCCTGCCCCGCACGCTGTACGACAAGATGATTGCCGCCAAGAACTTCCAGTCCGGCATGCAGACCCTGCGCCAGATCGAGTTCGCGCTGTTCGACATGTTGCTGCACACCGAGCACAACCCAGCAGACGACTTCATGGCGCTGCTAAACCAGGTGCGCGCCGAGGTGTCCGTGTTGCAATCGCCGGCCTACAACCGCATGGCCCACACCTTCAGCCATATCTTTGCCGGTGGCTATGCCGCTGGCTACTACAGCTACAAATGGGCCGAGGTCCTGAGCGCGGACGCTTATGCGGCTTTTGAAGAAACCGTGCTTGCTGACGGCTCACCCAACCCAGAAACCGGCCGCAAGTACCGCGAGTCGATTCTGGAAGCCGGCGGTAGCCGCCCCGCCATGGAGTCCTTCAAGGCCTTCCGTGGCCGCGAGCCGCAGATTGACGCGCTGCTGCGCCATCAAGGAATGAGTCAGGCGGCCTGA
- a CDS encoding PAS domain-containing sensor histidine kinase, with amino-acid sequence MQTSNHEREKEDVKSAQSVASPVRWWRSWWRSLSPTRQDRYAALAPLASVLMFMAAIIASFWYLRTEEVDREQEALRRDVEYAQQRVRLRLLERQEQLMRMARDIGNREMRKADFDGHTEALISQYPELQSITWINDKRQVVYSQSAPTVATDQLRAVGEGLHQGETLQAYEQAREMLQPIYVQEKAQPNELPPLLQLHVPISANSRYQGELLAEFSVDSLLRYGTPTEVMARYAITMRDADNHVLAGTPLAPRKTPTELLHWRAIANEYEVPVSPVGTALMMRAQAYQTSLGVVGSGLFWLVGTLSAMTAWLLLATWRHTRRRQRAQEALVAETNFRRAMENSVLTGMRALDLHGRITYVNAAFCQMTGWSEKDLVGQVPPYSYWPDNDYDNLHSQLREELSGKTIVGGFQVRVKRKNGSLFDARLYVSPLIDAHGQHTGWMSSMTDITEPNRIREQLSASYERFTIVLEALDASVSVAPLGSAELLFANKLYRQWFGSHTEGHLQLVAQAGKLPIRHQPEAENEDGLMGLPTDTLTAARSENAEIFVPSLGKWLEVRSRYLSWVDGRLAQMVIATDITQRRLAEEQAAAQAEKAQSASRLITMGEMASSVAHELNQPLTAISNYSSGMLTRLENGTLTPEQMKFALEKTAHQAQRAGQIIQRIRSFVKKSEPNRTLAQVGEMVSEALELAGIELRRRNVQLTSHIAERMPPVMADAILIEQVLINLMKNSAESIDMSDRPLGQRNVELRVRPQIYESLPGVEFTVEDTGKGLPPEVLEHLFEAFFSTKSEGMGIGLNLCRSIVESHQGRMHAENLYNGSEVIGCRFSFWLPLATGVETTTLTTTSEPIKRTIA; translated from the coding sequence ATGCAAACAAGCAATCACGAACGAGAAAAAGAGGACGTAAAAAGCGCGCAATCCGTTGCATCCCCTGTACGCTGGTGGCGTAGCTGGTGGCGCAGCCTGTCGCCGACACGGCAGGATCGCTATGCCGCGCTCGCGCCGCTGGCATCGGTGCTGATGTTCATGGCTGCAATCATTGCGTCGTTCTGGTATTTGCGCACGGAAGAAGTGGATCGCGAGCAGGAGGCACTGCGCCGCGATGTGGAATACGCCCAGCAGCGCGTGCGCCTGCGCCTGTTGGAGCGCCAGGAGCAACTGATGCGCATGGCCCGGGACATCGGCAACCGCGAGATGCGCAAAGCCGACTTTGACGGCCACACCGAGGCGTTGATCAGCCAGTACCCCGAGCTGCAATCCATCACCTGGATCAACGACAAGCGTCAGGTTGTGTACAGCCAGTCCGCCCCCACAGTGGCCACGGATCAGCTGCGTGCCGTTGGCGAAGGCCTGCATCAGGGCGAAACCCTCCAAGCCTATGAACAGGCCCGCGAGATGCTGCAGCCCATCTATGTGCAGGAAAAAGCCCAGCCCAATGAGTTGCCGCCACTGCTGCAGCTGCACGTGCCCATCAGCGCCAACAGCCGCTACCAGGGCGAGCTGCTGGCCGAGTTTTCGGTCGACAGCCTGCTGCGCTATGGCACGCCCACGGAAGTGATGGCCCGTTACGCCATCACCATGCGCGATGCCGACAACCATGTGCTGGCCGGCACTCCGCTGGCACCGCGCAAGACGCCTACCGAGTTGCTGCACTGGCGTGCCATTGCAAATGAATACGAAGTGCCCGTCTCCCCCGTGGGCACGGCACTGATGATGCGCGCCCAGGCCTATCAGACTTCGCTGGGCGTTGTCGGCAGCGGCCTGTTCTGGCTGGTGGGCACGTTGTCGGCCATGACGGCATGGCTGCTGCTGGCCACCTGGCGCCACACGCGCCGCCGTCAGCGTGCCCAGGAGGCCCTGGTGGCCGAGACCAACTTCCGCCGCGCCATGGAAAATTCAGTGTTGACCGGCATGCGAGCACTGGATCTGCACGGCCGCATCACCTATGTGAACGCGGCCTTCTGCCAGATGACGGGCTGGAGCGAGAAGGATCTGGTCGGCCAGGTTCCGCCTTATTCCTACTGGCCCGATAACGACTACGACAATCTGCATTCCCAACTGCGTGAGGAGCTGTCGGGCAAGACCATAGTCGGCGGCTTTCAGGTTCGTGTGAAGCGCAAGAACGGTAGCCTGTTTGACGCTCGCCTGTATGTATCGCCGCTGATTGATGCCCATGGCCAGCATACGGGGTGGATGTCATCCATGACGGACATTACCGAACCCAACCGGATTCGCGAACAGCTTTCCGCCTCTTACGAGCGCTTCACTATTGTGCTGGAAGCGCTGGATGCCTCAGTTTCCGTGGCCCCTCTGGGCAGTGCCGAGCTGCTGTTTGCCAACAAGCTCTACCGCCAGTGGTTTGGCTCGCACACCGAAGGGCATCTGCAGCTGGTGGCCCAGGCCGGCAAGCTGCCGATTCGCCACCAGCCCGAAGCCGAGAACGAGGACGGCCTCATGGGCTTGCCCACGGACACACTGACTGCCGCACGCAGCGAGAACGCCGAAATCTTCGTGCCCAGCCTAGGCAAATGGCTGGAAGTCCGCTCACGTTATCTGAGCTGGGTGGACGGCCGTCTGGCCCAGATGGTGATTGCCACCGACATCACGCAGCGCCGCCTGGCCGAGGAGCAGGCGGCAGCACAGGCCGAAAAAGCCCAGTCCGCCAGCCGCCTCATCACCATGGGTGAGATGGCATCCAGCGTGGCCCACGAGCTCAACCAGCCCCTGACCGCCATCAGCAATTACAGCTCGGGCATGCTGACACGCCTGGAAAACGGCACTCTCACGCCGGAACAGATGAAATTTGCGCTAGAAAAGACGGCACATCAGGCCCAGCGTGCCGGACAGATCATTCAGCGCATCCGCTCCTTTGTAAAAAAGAGCGAGCCCAATCGCACACTGGCCCAGGTAGGCGAGATGGTGAGTGAGGCTCTGGAGCTGGCCGGCATCGAGTTGCGCCGCCGCAATGTGCAGTTGACCTCGCATATTGCTGAACGCATGCCGCCGGTAATGGCCGATGCCATCCTTATCGAGCAGGTTCTCATCAATTTGATGAAAAACAGTGCTGAGTCGATTGATATGTCCGACCGCCCGCTGGGTCAACGCAATGTGGAACTGCGCGTGCGCCCCCAGATCTATGAAAGCCTGCCGGGTGTGGAGTTCACCGTGGAAGACACGGGCAAGGGCCTGCCGCCGGAAGTGTTGGAACACTTGTTCGAAGCTTTCTTCTCCACCAAGAGCGAAGGCATGGGCATAGGCCTGAACCTTTGCCGCTCGATTGTCGAATCACATCAGGGTCGAATGCATGCCGAGAACCTCTACAATGGAAGCGAAGTCATTGGTTGCCGGTTCTCATTCTGGCTGCCGTTGGCAACGGGTGTGGAGACGACAACACTCACCACGACAAGCGAACCCATAAAGAGGACGATTGCATGA
- a CDS encoding DUF883 domain-containing protein, translating to MSRSVSDAVSTAQDDLEKLVSDLRGLLSARELDKLPEIGVLRQRIDDGMANVRESAVRAAQDAARQAREAADVADRYAHDEPWRVAGAALAVGALLGFMLGRR from the coding sequence ATGTCACGCTCTGTTTCCGACGCCGTTTCCACCGCCCAAGACGATCTGGAAAAACTGGTCAGCGATCTGCGTGGTCTGCTGTCCGCCCGTGAACTGGACAAGCTTCCTGAAATCGGCGTGCTTCGTCAGCGCATCGACGACGGCATGGCCAACGTGCGCGAGTCTGCCGTGCGTGCCGCTCAGGATGCCGCTCGTCAGGCACGTGAAGCTGCCGATGTGGCGGATCGTTACGCTCACGACGAACCCTGGCGCGTCGCCGGTGCCGCGCTGGCAGTGGGTGCACTGCTGGGTTTCATGCTGGGTCGCCGCTAA
- the folD gene encoding bifunctional methylenetetrahydrofolate dehydrogenase/methenyltetrahydrofolate cyclohydrolase FolD, translating into MTAQLIDGKALSEQLRKEVATRAAALKVKGITPGLAVILVGDNQASQVYVRNKVKACEDVGFHSVLEKYDASMTEAELLARVEALNNDPSIHGILVQLPLPKHIDDHKVIETISPTKDVDGFHVASAGALMVGEVGFKACTPYGCMKMLESIGMKDLRGKHAVVIGRSNIVGKPMAMMLLAANATVTVTHSGTADLAAMTRQADIIVAAVGKVDVLTADMVKPGAVVIDVGMNRNAEGKLCGDVDFNGVKEVAGYITPVPGGVGPMTITMLLVNTMESAERAAG; encoded by the coding sequence ATGACAGCCCAACTCATCGACGGCAAAGCCCTCTCCGAACAACTGCGCAAGGAAGTCGCCACACGCGCGGCAGCGCTCAAGGTCAAGGGCATCACGCCCGGCCTGGCCGTGATTCTGGTGGGCGACAACCAGGCTTCCCAGGTCTATGTGCGCAACAAGGTCAAGGCCTGCGAAGACGTGGGCTTCCACTCGGTGCTGGAGAAGTACGACGCCTCCATGACCGAAGCCGAACTGCTGGCACGTGTCGAAGCGCTGAACAACGACCCCAGCATTCACGGCATTCTGGTGCAACTGCCCCTGCCCAAGCACATTGACGACCACAAGGTCATCGAAACTATTTCCCCCACCAAGGATGTGGATGGCTTCCACGTGGCCAGCGCCGGCGCACTGATGGTCGGCGAAGTCGGCTTCAAGGCCTGCACGCCCTATGGCTGCATGAAGATGCTGGAATCCATCGGCATGAAGGATCTGCGCGGCAAGCATGCCGTGGTCATCGGCCGCTCCAACATCGTGGGCAAGCCCATGGCCATGATGCTGCTGGCCGCCAACGCCACGGTCACCGTCACCCATAGCGGCACCGCCGATCTGGCCGCCATGACGCGCCAGGCCGACATCATCGTCGCGGCCGTGGGCAAGGTGGATGTGCTGACCGCCGACATGGTCAAGCCCGGTGCCGTGGTCATCGACGTGGGCATGAACCGCAACGCCGAAGGCAAGCTGTGCGGCGATGTCGACTTCAACGGAGTCAAGGAAGTAGCCGGCTACATCACCCCTGTGCCCGGTGGTGTCGGCCCCATGACAATTACCATGCTGCTGGTCAACACCATGGAATCGGCAGAGCGCGCAGCTGGCTAA
- the dsrO gene encoding sulfate reduction electron transfer complex DsrMKJOP subunit DsrO has protein sequence MPLQKRELSDCSTSNSACTCSTPSIARTPQQAVTAPTKRGFLQDLIAMAASFGVAGSARAALPGDPSFQPLRRPGMEGKRFGMLVDMRKCIGCQACTVSCSVENQPPIGQFRTTVLQYEIEQAGHTAAAMVSLPRLCNHCDEPPCVPVCPVQATFQRTDGIVLVDNERCVGCGYCVQACPYDARFINHETQTADKCTFCEHRLEAGLLPACVESCVGGARVIGDLNDAHSEINQRINAHKDEIKVLKPGMKTKPHVFYIGLPDEFVNGVDGQASVRLVAEHL, from the coding sequence ATGCCACTTCAGAAACGAGAACTCTCCGACTGCTCAACCAGCAACTCGGCCTGCACCTGCAGCACCCCATCCATTGCCCGGACACCTCAGCAGGCAGTGACGGCGCCCACCAAGCGCGGTTTCTTGCAGGACTTGATTGCCATGGCGGCCAGCTTCGGCGTTGCGGGCAGCGCCCGCGCAGCGCTGCCCGGCGACCCCAGCTTTCAGCCCTTACGCCGACCCGGCATGGAAGGCAAGCGCTTCGGCATGCTGGTCGATATGCGCAAGTGCATTGGCTGCCAGGCCTGCACGGTGAGCTGCTCGGTCGAAAACCAGCCCCCCATCGGCCAGTTCCGCACCACGGTGCTGCAGTACGAAATCGAGCAGGCCGGCCACACGGCTGCCGCCATGGTCAGTCTGCCGCGACTGTGCAACCACTGCGACGAACCGCCGTGCGTGCCCGTGTGCCCGGTGCAAGCCACATTTCAGCGCACCGACGGGATCGTTCTTGTCGACAACGAGCGCTGCGTGGGCTGCGGCTATTGCGTGCAGGCCTGCCCCTACGACGCACGCTTCATCAATCACGAAACGCAGACCGCCGACAAATGCACCTTCTGTGAACACCGCCTTGAAGCTGGCCTGCTGCCCGCCTGCGTGGAAAGCTGCGTGGGCGGTGCACGCGTGATTGGCGACCTGAACGACGCACACAGCGAAATCAACCAGCGCATCAATGCTCACAAGGACGAGATCAAGGTCCTCAAGCCCGGCATGAAGACCAAGCCGCATGTCTTCTACATCGGCCTGCCCGATGAGTTTGTGAACGGTGTCGATGGTCAGGCCTCGGTTCGCCTTGTTGCCGAACATCTGTGA
- a CDS encoding response regulator transcription factor encodes MSLIPKKGTVYVVDDDEAVRDSLQWLLEGKDYRVRCFDSAETFLSRYDPREVACLIVDIRMGGMTGLELQDRLIERKSPLPIVFITGHGDVPMAVNTMKKGALDFIQKPFNEEELLGLVERMLDHAREAFTGHQQAASRDALLAKLTGREAQVLERIVAGRLNKQIADDLGISIKTVEAHRANIMEKLNANTVADLLKIALGQGQTSAAAKAAAAVN; translated from the coding sequence ATGAGTTTGATTCCCAAAAAAGGCACTGTTTACGTAGTTGACGACGACGAAGCAGTCCGTGATTCGCTGCAATGGCTGCTGGAAGGCAAAGACTACCGAGTGCGTTGCTTTGACTCAGCCGAGACCTTTTTGTCGCGCTACGACCCCCGTGAAGTTGCCTGCCTGATCGTCGACATCCGCATGGGCGGCATGACCGGCCTGGAACTGCAGGACCGACTGATCGAGCGCAAGTCTCCTCTGCCCATCGTCTTCATCACCGGTCACGGCGATGTGCCCATGGCTGTGAACACTATGAAGAAAGGCGCACTGGACTTCATCCAGAAGCCTTTCAACGAAGAAGAGCTGCTGGGTCTGGTCGAGCGCATGCTGGATCATGCTCGCGAAGCCTTTACCGGCCACCAGCAGGCCGCCAGCCGCGATGCGCTGCTGGCCAAGCTCACGGGCCGCGAAGCCCAGGTGCTCGAGCGCATCGTCGCCGGCCGCCTGAACAAGCAGATCGCCGACGATCTGGGCATCTCCATCAAGACCGTGGAAGCACACCGCGCAAACATCATGGAAAAGCTCAACGCCAACACCGTGGCCGACCTGCTCAAGATCGCACTGGGCCAGGGCCAGACCAGCGCTGCGGCCAAGGCGGCGGCTGCCGTCAATTAA
- a CDS encoding phage holin family protein, whose amino-acid sequence MPVNLISLLGLDSLLERWRANLNEAAIAAEDRVDLAQLEWQQHKRSMQALAVLAIVLGALTVVVLIVLSMAVLVQFWDSEHRQLVAWLLVGGWVLVWGLGLWRLLAAVNQLSSPFKLTRRELKSDWQALKERI is encoded by the coding sequence GTGCCTGTGAATTTGATTTCACTACTGGGTCTTGATTCCCTGCTGGAGCGCTGGCGTGCCAATCTGAACGAGGCCGCGATTGCGGCCGAAGATCGGGTTGATCTTGCGCAGCTTGAGTGGCAGCAGCACAAGCGCAGCATGCAAGCGCTGGCGGTATTGGCCATTGTGCTGGGCGCGCTCACCGTGGTCGTGCTCATCGTCCTGTCCATGGCTGTGCTCGTGCAGTTCTGGGATAGTGAGCATCGTCAGTTGGTGGCGTGGCTGCTGGTCGGTGGCTGGGTTCTGGTCTGGGGCCTGGGGTTGTGGCGACTGCTGGCAGCTGTCAATCAACTCTCCAGCCCTTTCAAGCTCACGCGGCGCGAGCTCAAATCGGATTGGCAAGCGCTGAAGGAGAGGATTTAG